The DNA region GATCGTCGCAACGGAAATCCCGCGGCTCCGGTATAGATAGGTTCGCAGAGCCGCTCCGGCTATTCCGGCGAACCCGATGACATTGTTTGAAGTATTGGCGATCCACGCAAAACGGAACGTCGTCCAGCGCCCGATCGGGAGCCGGAAATGGCGGCGAAGCACAAACTCGTAGCCGCTCACCGAGGCGACGGCGGCAAGGGACATGGCGATGAGCAGCAGAACCCTGGACGGCTCCAGGCGGTGCAGCACACGGAGGGTGGCGGCCCAGTCAATGCGGCGGAACTCGGCCTGGCCGGCCCAAATAATCAATCCGATAATGACGATAGGAATCAAGATTTGTACGATTTTCAAACGGTACAGCGTCGTAAATAATTTTACAGTCTTCAGTCGTTGGAACGTCTTTTGCATGATAGATAACCCTTCCTCTACTCCCATCAATTTCTGCGTATTCAAGTATACCCTTTATGGGCGCGATTAAAAAGTCCGCAAACCATCCGGAAGATTGCTCCGGGCAGGGAAGAAGTGCTAAAATCCGGTGTAAACACTAGCAAGGCGGCTAGCATTTTTGCAAACCGTCTTTTTTGCATCCGGAGGAGATCAACCTTGGAAATCCTAACTTACTGGCTTGAGCATTACGGGCAAAGTCCGGTTTCTGCTGCTGACTTCTTTTGCCGTATTCATATTGTTTTTCTGGCTGATGCTAGGCGTAATCCAAGATTTTTTGGCCATGAATTCGAGGAAATCGACGAGATTGCATTCTATCTGTCGGCAACCATTTTTGGTCCGAAATGGACAAGTTTAATGAATGTTGCTGCCATACCCGGAACGCTTTATTTCTACGGACCCGTATTAGGGCTCACTGCGGTCTGGATCGTGCTGCAAAGCAAGGAGCGCAGGCTTGACCTGGCCTTTCTTGTTTGGGTCGTAGCGGGCAGGGATTTTTTGGATCCTATTTTGCGTCTCATTTTTCACCGTCCGGGACCGGTTGCGGCAGGCGTCCCGCCACTCAATACCTTTCCCAGTGGAGAGACGCTGATCTCGATCACGGTATACGGTTTTCGGCCTTTCTGCTGCTGCGTTATTATCAAAACCGCAATGTTCGCGTACCTGTTGTTATTGGGGGTATTGTAATCTGCCTCGCGGTCGGCGTCAGCCGTGTTTATTTCAAAGAACAGTATCCAAGCGACGTCTTTGCGGGGTATGGGTCAGTTTTAACGTCATATTGCTGGAAATTCTCCGGAAGCTGCGGAGCATTAAGAGACCTTCTGTAAATGAATAAAGCGGGGGGCAGGGAATCAGGAAGGCCAGCGAGAATTGGTATTGGGGAATTAGTGATTACTTATTCGGATAGGAGATCGGAAGTGAACAAAAACATACTGAATTGGGAGACGGGGAAATGGTTGAACCCGCCTCTGTCCGTGATGCAGGAGGGAGACCATTGTTCACCGGCTCGGTACGGCCTGGAGGTTACGTTTACTCGTTGGACGTTCGCCGAGCAAGACCGGGACCTTCATGCCGATCCGCCGGCGGAGTAGCCGCATGCTTCTGCATAATTAATGAAGAGCAGACCAGTGAAATTTTTCACTGGCTTATCTACTCTATTGAGTTCTCATGTAAAATTTGGGCTCAACCTAGAAATCGGTGTTTGGCAGCCGGCGATTGGAGCAATAACCGTTGATCTTAAAAATAGCGGATCTTTATGTGCTTATGATCCGGAGTTTGGCATGTTCATCCCCATTAGCGGCACTTTTAGAGCTAGAATAAAAAGTGGACACCTCGTTAAGAGAAAAAGATAATGGAACTATCTGAGGAGGTGTTCACATGGGTGAACAACGGAAACGATATAACGAAGAATTTAAGAGACAAACGGTAAAATATCTCCAAGAACAGACAAAGTCGGTGGAGGACGTAGCCTTGGAGCTAGATATCCCAGCAAAGACATTGCATTCCTGGAAGGCGAAATACCGTGAGTTTAAGAACGAACCCATCACAAACGTCGAACGCGTTCGGGAACTCGAACAACTCTTGAAAGACAAAGAGCGTGAACTCCGCGAAAGCCAGCAGCGTATCGCCGATGTGGAAGAGGAACTGGCCATCGTAAAAAAAGCAGTGCACATCTTCAGCAAACCAAAGAAGTAAGGTTTCAGTTTATTGAAGATCACCGCTCCGAGTTTTCTTTGGAGAAGATGTGCCAGGTTTTTAGAGTTTCCCGGAGCGGCTACTACAAATGGCGAAACAAAAAGCCGAGTGAGCGAGCATTGCGTAAGTTACACCTGCTGAAAAGGATTACTTATCACTTCAACGATTCCGAGCAGCGTTACGGGGCCCCTAAAATCACGTACTTGCTGAATCAGGAAGGCGAGAACGTAACGGAGAGGACGATTGGTTTATACATGCGGGAGCTCGGCTTTCGCGCCTGTGTCGCACGTAAATACAAAGTGCAAACTACCGATTCTAACCATGACTTACCGATTGCTCCCAATATCCTTAACCAGCAGTTTCAAGTGAACAAACCCAATAAGGTTTGGGTTACCGACATTACGTACATTCCTTGTAGAGAAGGTCGGCTGTACCTTGCCAGCGTTATGGACCTATGCACCCGTGAGATCGTGGGCTGGCGTTTGAATGACCGAATGACAACCGATCTTGTTCTGGACGCTCTGAAGGATGCCTATGTGGCCAAAAGGCCTAAAAAAGGGCTCATTCATCATTCGGATCGAGGGAGCCAATATGCGTCCCACGAGTACAGAGAACAACTCAAAATTTACAAAATGACAGCCAGCATGAGCCGCAAAGGCAACTGCTACGACAATGCTTGTATTGAATCCTTTCACAGCATCCTCAAGAAGGAGTTGATTTACTGCAAGCGATTTAAGACCAAGCAGCAAGCCTATGACGAGATCTACCGTTACATTGAATTCTTCTACAACCGAAAACGGATCCATGGTTCACTCGGCTATTTGTCACCGGTTCGCTTTGCTGCGCAATTTAATAAGAGAAAAGTTGCTTAAAAGGGTGTCCACTTTCTTGACAGAGGTCCATTTTTGTCCTTATTTTCCTATGAATGGTCTAGAACGCAGGCATTTCTTACGACGGAGGCAAATAGCGGCAAAAATTTCCTCTATTTTTCCCGAATGGACGGATTTCGCCAGAATAACGACATTTTATGTCCTTATTTTTTTTCTCTGGAGTTTTCAGGCAGCTGTTTTTTGCAGTTTTTTTGGCGCAATGCCTGTTGACTTAGAGCGCGCTCAAACTTGTAGACTACTTGACAGGAGGGGATACAGATGACAGAGAAAGAGAAAGAGTTGACGATTCAACAGGCTGCCGAACTCACCGGTTTAAGCGTACATACACTGCGAACGAGCGGATCGGTCTCATGGACCCGATACCGCGGGCCATGAATGGACATCGGCTTTATCGGGAGCACGATTTCGAATGGATCGTATTGCTCGCAAGGCTACGGGCTACAGATTGCAGGCGGTAAGGAAGCTGGCGAAAGAGACGGGACACACGCCAAATCAAATTGTGCTTGCTTGGATGCTGCAAAACGCCCCGGCGGCCTTACCGCTTGTTGCCGTGAGCGATTCCGTTCAGTTGGAAGAAAACCTAGGCGCGTTGGATATCCGGCTAAGCTCCAAACAGCTTGATGATTTGAATCTGGCGTAAAACATAAGCATGGCGTTTTGACGCACACTGCCTGACCAGGCAGTGTTTTTTTATTTCCGGTCATCTGGCTGGTATGCATCTAATTTCTAATTTCTGGGTAAATTAAAGAAAACCATTTTCCTAAGGGTGTTACTTGTGTGGTCTAAAATTGCAGCCTATATTCCTGACTGGACGATCTTTGTGCAGGCGGGGTTCACCTTGCTGGTTCCTATTGTCCTGTATGCCTTGCACCGCCGGCTCCGCTCGGTCGTAACGGGCCGGCCAAGCCATTCCGGGAACGGGAGCGAAGGCCGGGGGGCATCCGCCGCCGAATCGCCGGCATCCCGGGAAAGTTCCGGTCCGCCGTTATCCGGAGATTATGAAACGGATCTCATGTCCATGAAAGAGGCGATCGGCGGCAATGACGACGTGCATTTCCGGGAATATGAAGTCACGCCGTTCGGCGTCCGGGCGGTGTTGATCTACGTTGACGGAATGCAGGAGGAACAGCTGATCGATACCCATGTGTTGCAGGTGTTGATGTCGGACGCCGCTCAAGATGCGGAACAAAAACCGAAACGTCCGCCTGAAGAGCTTGCTTCGTACTTTAAGGAAAAAACATTGCCCATCAGTGAAATTACCGAAGTGACCGAGACCCGCCGCCTTAGCGAAGCGATCTTGACGGGATATACGGCCTTGCTGGCGGAGGGGATGCCCCATGCTTTGCTTGTCGGTACCCCGAAGGGGAAAACCAGATCCATCGAGGAGCCGATTTCGGAAGCGCTGCTGCGCGGGCCAAGGGTAGGTTTCACCGAGGTATTAAGCGATAACACGGCGCTGCTCCGGCGCCAGGGACGTACGGAGCAAATGGAAATCAAAAAATACGTCGTCGGCAATGTCGTTAAAAAAGACCTGGCGGTCGTCTATATGAAAACGATTGTGAATCCCGATTTGCTTCAGGAAGTGGAGCGGCGGATCGCCAAAATAAATTTGGATTATATCGCCGAGTCCGGTTATGTCGAGCAATTGATCGAAGATGATATATTGAGTCCCTTTCAGCAGGCGCAAAATACGGAGCGGCCGGACCGGGTCATGAGCGCCCTTATGGAAGGAAGAATCGCGCTGCTTCTGGACGGAACGCCGTTTGCGCTCATTGTTCCGGTGACGTTCAGCATGCTGCTGCAGTCTCCCGAAGATTACTATGAACGGTGGATGGGTGGATCGCTTTTGCGGACATTGCGTTTTTTTACCGCGTTTATGTCCCTGATGATTCCTTCGCTGTATATTTCATTTATTTCTTTTCATCCCGGGTTGATCCCGACCGAATTGGCTATCACGATTATCGAGACCCGCCAAAGGGTGCCCTTTCCTTCGCTGATCGAAATTTTGATCCTGGAAGTCTCGATTGAAATTTTGCGTGAAGCGGGGGTCCGGCTGCCCAGGCCGATCGGCTCCGCGATGGGCATCGTCGGCGGCCTGATCATCGGGGAAGCGGCGGTCCAGGCGGGAATTGTCAGCCCGTTTCTGGTTATTGTCGTCTCGGTAACCGCCATCGCTTCGTTTTCGATCCCGATGTACAGCGCGGGGATTACGCTGCGCATTTTGCGCTTTGCGGGGATGTTTTTTGCCGCTGTGCTGGGCATATTCGGAACGATCCTGTTTTTTCTGCTGCTGTGCAGCCATCTAACCAAGCTGGAAAGCTTTGGGGTGCCTTATGTAACTCCAGTCTCGCCGCTCCGGCTTCGCGACTGGAAGGATTTGTTCATCCGCGCGCCCCTGACGTTAATGAAGCGCAGACCCGCGATGCTGAAGACGACCCGTGAGCAGCGCAGATCCTAAATTGATACGTCGGGAGGGGCCCTTTGTGTTTACACGTTCTGATGACAAAATTACGATATCGCAAGCGGTTGTGTTTCTAACCGACAGCATCCTTGGGGCCGGGATTCTGAACTTGCCCAGGAGCGCCACCGAAAAAGTACAGACCCCTGACGCCTGGTTATCCGTTGCCCTGGCAAGCATCCTTGCGCTGCTGGCGGCGTTTGTCATGATAAAATTGTGCCAACAGTTTCCCGGGGCCACGGTCTTTGAATTCTCGCGAAAAATCGCCGGCGTCATCCCGGGCAGCGCTTTGTCCGCGCTGCTGATCATTTACTTTCTGATGATGGCCGTTTTTGAGATCCGCGTATTGGGGGAGGTGACGATCTTTTATTTGCTTGAGGACACCCCCATTTGGGCCATTATCATTCCTTTTATATGGGTGGCGGCTTATTTGATTTCCGGAGGAATCAACTGCATTGCCCGCTTGTTCCAGATTATTTTTCCCGTCAGTATCCTGGTTTTGGTGTTCAGCCTGTTTCTCAGCTTGAGGCTGTTCAATATCGATAATTTGCGTCCTTTGCTCGGGGAAGGCCTGCCCCCTGTAGTCGAGGGCTTGAATTCAACGCTCCTCAGCTTTGCGGGCTTCGAAGTCGTACTGATTTTGGTCGGGCATCTGCAGCATCCCGAGAAAGCGGCCAAAAGGCTGCTGCCCGGAATGGGCATTCCGATCGCATTGTACCTTATTACAACCGTAATTGTTGTGGGAGGCATGTCGACGAGCGCCGTATTAAGAAGCACCTGGCCGACGCTTGACCTTCTGCGAAGCTTTGAAATCAGCGGATTGTTTTTCGAACGGTTTGAATTTCCGTTTATGGTGATTTGGATCATGCAGATGTTTTGCAATTTCACCAGCAATTTTTTCGTCGTCTCCCTGGGAGTATCGAACGTTTTCCGCATCAAGTTCCCTGCCGCTCTATTTGCGCTAATGCCGGTGATTTTTATCGCGGCGCTCTTGCCCAAAAGCATCAACGACTTACTTGGACTCGGCGGAGCAAACGGAATCATGAGCGTCATCGTGTTCGTCTTGGTGACCCTGCCGTTATCCGTCATATTCCTCATCCGGAAGAAAGGACTTAAACAGCATGTGTAGACGGCGTATTCTGTCCCTTTTTGCTGTCGCTGGATTGCTTGTGATGCAAACGGGGTGCTGGAGCAGTAAAGAAATCGAGGATTTAAGCATGTACGTCGGATTGGCTTTGGACGTAGGGAAGCCGACAGCCATTGAACAGCAGTTGGAGAAGCAAGGGGGAAGTTATTCTAAGCGGGATCTGATGACGGCCACTATCCAGATCGTTCCGATGAAATCTTCCGGCGGCGGCAAACAACAAGAGGGGGAAGGCAGAGGGCCAGAATTTCTGAATACATCGGAAACGGGCGACTCTCTTTTCGAGATTATGCGACAGTATTCGCTTCGCCGGCAGCGCGCGGTCATCGGCCATCACCTGAAGGTGATCGTCATATCCACTGAACTGGTCCAAAAGCAAAACTTGGACAAGCTGCTGGAGTTCGTGCTCCGCGATAACGATATTCGTCCGAGCTGTATTGTGCTGCTTAGCCAAGGGCTGGCGCGGGATACATTTGAAGCGGGACAGTCCGGCGAAATCCCGGCCTTCAAGTTGAAGGATCTGCTGCGCGGCCATTTTAGAACCGGTAAAATCTTGAAGGAGGTTAATTTGACCAGGCTGGATAGTCTGCTGGGCTCCAAGCGCAGCTTTATCCTGCAGGAGGTTGTGGCAGGGGGTGGCGAGACGGAATTTTCGGGTGCCGGTATTATTAAAGGGGAGACCGGACGATGGATCGGTTTGCTGGACCAAACGGATGTGGAGAGCATTTCCTGGATAAAAGGGGAAGTGCAGGGTGGGGCCATTAAAAGCTACGATTGGCGCAATGAACCGATCACTTATGAGGTTGAATCCATAAAGAGCAAAATCACTTCCGAGGTGCGGGATAATCGGCCTTCGTTCCATGTAAAGCTCGAATCGGAAGGGCGGATCATCGAAAATTGGGATGTTTTGGAGAATCCGTCCAAAATCGAATATCAGGAGAAAGTGAAGAAGATATTTGAAAAAAGGTTGTCCCAAATGCTCGAAACGACGTTGGAAAAAATGCAGTCGAAATACAAAGTCGAAGTGGCCGGATTCGGTGAAAAACTAAAGATTCAGCAACCGAAATACTGGAAAACGGTGGAGGATCATTGGGACGACGTTTTCAGTCAAACGCCGGTGACCTTTGACATTCAATTTACGATCACGGACTTTGGTTCATCGACAATCTAAGTTCCAGCGAACTCAGAAATTGATTCTCCGGAGAGATTGAGGTGACGTTTATCACCATCTCTCCGGAGAACAACTTACAGTGAAGGGTTTATTTTTTGTCACCGAATACAAAGCCGCTTCAAGTCCGGAAGTTACTCCTGGATTGGCCGATCATTCTAATGATGATGCCGGGAATGACCAGCAGCAGCACTATGGAGCCATAAACGCCAATGGTGTAGCTGATTGCGTATACAAGACCGAATCCCTGATGAAAAAGGGAGGTGATGAGATGAATCAGCATATTCGTAAAACAAAAGGCGTAGCTTCGGATCATCCAATTCCGGTGCTGCGTAGTCCGTTTCCTTTTAATTTGGACGAGCGCCATCATCGTGATGAACAGCCAGATTAGATTCAGCGCATTGAATCCCATGCTGCCGATTCTTCCGCCGGTGGCGTAAGGCGCCATGTATCCGGAAGTCAGCACGACAAGCAGCACGGACACGATATAAACGTAGCCGTTAATGCGATGGAACCTGCGGCTTTTTTCAAAGATTCGATTGGAGAAGTTGAGCAGCCCCGCCGCCATGGCGATGCAGGCAAAGGCAACGTGGATGTACATCACGTTTAACCAGACGGGAAGATTAAGCTCGCGTTTCAGACCGGTTTTATGGCTTAAAAATTCCGCAGCTCCGGGATCGATCCAATAATTTTTCACCAGAGAATAAATGATGAACAGAACGCTGGCCGCGGCCAAAAGTCCGTATAATGTTTTCCGTATGTTCATGTGGTCCCCCCAGCTCAAGAAACCCGCTTTCCGGTTAATTTGGATGACGGCAGCATGCCGGCCTTGGCGACACCGATCAGGTCATCTCCGTCTACGACGGCTTCGAATTTCAGATTTAAGCGCATTGGTTTCGTGATTCGCAGCGACCAGGTAAGCTTGCCGTCCTGCAGGACGGGGTCCAAAAACGGGACCGTCTCATTCCCTTGTGTTGCGTTGCCTTCGATCCCCCCGCTGCTCGTTGAGATGGAGAGTTTTACCTGCATTTTCCCCACGGGCGTAGCGATCGTCGCGACCCAGTCCCCCTCGAAGACAGGTGCCTGCGAGGTTTTGTTATCCCCGGCGCCATAAGCCGCTTTCGCTTTATCCGCCGCGATGTTCGGTTCGTTGTCCGCCTTTTGTTTATGACCGCCAGGCGCAAGTCCGGTTGCTCTCCAGACCGTCCCCCTCCGTTCAAATTCGAACAGTTGCTCTACCGCATG from Paenibacillus macerans includes:
- a CDS encoding aldo/keto reductase; this translates as MDRIARKATGYRLQAVRKLAKETGHTPNQIVLAWMLQNAPAALPLVAVSDSVQLEENLGALDIRLSSKQLDDLNLA
- a CDS encoding spore germination protein, whose translation is MWSKIAAYIPDWTIFVQAGFTLLVPIVLYALHRRLRSVVTGRPSHSGNGSEGRGASAAESPASRESSGPPLSGDYETDLMSMKEAIGGNDDVHFREYEVTPFGVRAVLIYVDGMQEEQLIDTHVLQVLMSDAAQDAEQKPKRPPEELASYFKEKTLPISEITEVTETRRLSEAILTGYTALLAEGMPHALLVGTPKGKTRSIEEPISEALLRGPRVGFTEVLSDNTALLRRQGRTEQMEIKKYVVGNVVKKDLAVVYMKTIVNPDLLQEVERRIAKINLDYIAESGYVEQLIEDDILSPFQQAQNTERPDRVMSALMEGRIALLLDGTPFALIVPVTFSMLLQSPEDYYERWMGGSLLRTLRFFTAFMSLMIPSLYISFISFHPGLIPTELAITIIETRQRVPFPSLIEILILEVSIEILREAGVRLPRPIGSAMGIVGGLIIGEAAVQAGIVSPFLVIVVSVTAIASFSIPMYSAGITLRILRFAGMFFAAVLGIFGTILFFLLLCSHLTKLESFGVPYVTPVSPLRLRDWKDLFIRAPLTLMKRRPAMLKTTREQRRS
- a CDS encoding GerAB/ArcD/ProY family transporter, which translates into the protein MFTRSDDKITISQAVVFLTDSILGAGILNLPRSATEKVQTPDAWLSVALASILALLAAFVMIKLCQQFPGATVFEFSRKIAGVIPGSALSALLIIYFLMMAVFEIRVLGEVTIFYLLEDTPIWAIIIPFIWVAAYLISGGINCIARLFQIIFPVSILVLVFSLFLSLRLFNIDNLRPLLGEGLPPVVEGLNSTLLSFAGFEVVLILVGHLQHPEKAAKRLLPGMGIPIALYLITTVIVVGGMSTSAVLRSTWPTLDLLRSFEISGLFFERFEFPFMVIWIMQMFCNFTSNFFVVSLGVSNVFRIKFPAALFALMPVIFIAALLPKSINDLLGLGGANGIMSVIVFVLVTLPLSVIFLIRKKGLKQHV
- a CDS encoding Ger(x)C family spore germination protein, coding for MCRRRILSLFAVAGLLVMQTGCWSSKEIEDLSMYVGLALDVGKPTAIEQQLEKQGGSYSKRDLMTATIQIVPMKSSGGGKQQEGEGRGPEFLNTSETGDSLFEIMRQYSLRRQRAVIGHHLKVIVISTELVQKQNLDKLLEFVLRDNDIRPSCIVLLSQGLARDTFEAGQSGEIPAFKLKDLLRGHFRTGKILKEVNLTRLDSLLGSKRSFILQEVVAGGGETEFSGAGIIKGETGRWIGLLDQTDVESISWIKGEVQGGAIKSYDWRNEPITYEVESIKSKITSEVRDNRPSFHVKLESEGRIIENWDVLENPSKIEYQEKVKKIFEKRLSQMLETTLEKMQSKYKVEVAGFGEKLKIQQPKYWKTVEDHWDDVFSQTPVTFDIQFTITDFGSSTI
- a CDS encoding DUF2306 domain-containing protein, which produces MNIRKTLYGLLAAASVLFIIYSLVKNYWIDPGAAEFLSHKTGLKRELNLPVWLNVMYIHVAFACIAMAAGLLNFSNRIFEKSRRFHRINGYVYIVSVLLVVLTSGYMAPYATGGRIGSMGFNALNLIWLFITMMALVQIKRKRTTQHRNWMIRSYAFCFTNMLIHLITSLFHQGFGLVYAISYTIGVYGSIVLLLVIPGIIIRMIGQSRSNFRT